In one window of Gossypium arboreum isolate Shixiya-1 chromosome 4, ASM2569848v2, whole genome shotgun sequence DNA:
- the LOC108460332 gene encoding protoporphyrinogen oxidase, mitochondrial, with protein MLNIAPFCVLASGISKPGTKMASTENKDDHSSAKRVAVIGAGVSGLAAAYKLKSQGLHVTVFESEGRAGGKLRSVSRDGLIWDEGANTMTETEIEVRSLFDDLGIQDKQQVPIAQNKRYIMRNGVPVLIPSNPLSLFTSSILSAKSKFQIILEPFLWRNSEASKVSDAYNQESVGGFFQRHFGQEVVDYLVDPFVAGTSAGDPESLSMCHSFPELWDLEQRFGSIIVGAVKSKFSAKRTNREETKNSVKRKALRCSFSFQGGMQTLADMLCKDLSKDELKLKSKVLSLSYSHEGKSTSENWSLSYASDRDKCSQGSSFDAVIMTAPVCNVKEMKITKGGNVFPLNFIPEVSYMPLSVIITAFKKENVKKPLEGFGVLIPSKEQQNGLKTLGTLFSSVMFPDRAPNNLYLYTTFVGGNRNKELAKASTDELKHIVTSDLQQLLGVEGEPTFFNHFYWSKAFPLYGRNYASVLEAIEKMERDLPGFFYAGNHKGGLSVGKSIASGCKAADNVITYLESSHDKLLK; from the exons ATGTTAAATATCGCCCCATTTTGCGTGCTAGCATCGGGAATCTCGAAACCCGGAACGAAAATGGCGTCAACTGAAAACAAAGATGACCACT CTTCTGCTAAAAGAGTAGCTGTCATTGGCGCTGGTGTTAG TGGACTCGCGGCAGCTTACAAGTTGAAATCACAAGGTTTACATGTTACGGTATTTGAATCTGAAGGAAGAGCTGGAGGGAAGTTAAGAAGTGTTTCGAGGGATGGTTTGATATGGGATGAAGGAGCAAATACAATG ACTGAAACTGAGATTGAAGTGAGAAGTTTGTTTGATGATCTTGGTATTCAAGATAAGCAACAAGTT CCAATTGCACAGAACAAGCGGTATATCATGAGAAATGGCGTGCCTGTATTG ATCCCCTCAAATCCTCTCTCATTATTCACAAGCAGCATTCTTTCAGCAAAATCGAAG TTTCAGATTATTTTGGAGCCTTTTCTGTGGAGAAACAGTGAAGCCTCAAAAGTATCTGATGCTTATAATCAGGAAAG TGTGGGAGGATTTTTTCAGCGCCATTTTGGGCAGGAG GTTGTGGATTACCTTGTTGATCCCTTTGTTGCTGGCACAAGTGCTGGAGATCCTGAATCTCTATCT ATGTGCCATTCCTTTCCGGAGCTATGGGATCTTGAGCAAAG GTTTGGCTCTATCATTGTTGGAGCAGTTAAATCTAAATTCTCTGCCAAAAGGACAAATCGTGAAGAAACAAAAAATTCAGTGAAAAGAAAGGCTCTACGTTGCTCATTTTCCTTTCAGGGTGGAATGCAG ACACTTGCTGATATGTTGTGCAAAGATCTTTCCAAAGATGAGCTTAAACTGAAATCAAAGGTTTTGTCATTATCTTACAGTCATGAGGGGAAGTCTACATCTGAGAACTGGTCTCTCTCTTATGCTTCTGATCGAGACAAGTGCTCACAAGGCTCATCATTTGATGCTGTAATAATGACG GCTCCGGTGTGCAAtgttaaagaaatgaaaattacTAAAGGAGGAAATGTCTTTCCACTGAACTTCATCCCTGAG GTGAGTTATATGCCACTATCTgtcataattaccgcttttaagAAGGAGAATGTCAAGAAACCCCTAGAAGGATTTGGAGTTCTTATACCTTCAAAGGAGCAGCAAAATGGTTTAAAAACTCTCG GTACACTTTTTTCATCTGTGATGTTTCCTGATCGTGCACCTAATAATTTGTATCTCTATACAACCTTTGTTGGAGGAAACCGAAATAAGGAGCTGGCAAAAGCCTCAAC AGATGAATTGAAGCATATTGTTACTTCCGACCTTCAGCAGTTGTTGGGAGTGGAGGGAGAACCCACATTCTTCAA TCATTTCTATTGGAGCAAGGCATTTCCCTTATATGGCCGTAACTATGCTTCAGTCTTGGAAGCCATTGAAAAGATGGAGAGAGATCTCCCTGGATTCTTCTATGCAG GTAACCACAAAGGGGGATTATCGGTGGGCAAATCGATTGCTTCTGGTTGCAAAGCAGCGGATAATGTAATTACATATTTGGAATCTTCACATGACAAGCTGCTGAAATGA